A stretch of Miscanthus floridulus cultivar M001 chromosome 13, ASM1932011v1, whole genome shotgun sequence DNA encodes these proteins:
- the LOC136500061 gene encoding uncharacterized protein, whose translation MESLGIHTLANASSQNLDKPRNKNGHGEGLDSSKYLPGAEGNQEEEDETVVETEKSNKQGTKWKKKTKMPPGGTKRVRAIGGSEATPGVATRSGKKYITNHPTFMAEGQSTPLPENNETATMGQGEEEHPPKSSRQRAPRKPRPPTKGKLLDNMTKSMGKRLPIEIAVGKRRPEKPIQAAKLVRLAVDDKDEPTVQACSNILQGAVRQRTYLLRNKYFNGIPANEVPTTSPVPSISNDEWKALMAMWSTPKAKETARKNKINREKKEKNKDREVDAVEIFKELHTSKKKGMTDVVKEIVKEKNKDREVDAVEIFKELHTSKKKGMTDVVKEIVSTMEDMLAQPAQDLETPRSSTEIVSKVLSQTSAACTFLKNAGIETPVSKSATSATREAQLQEQLQAEKKRADNLEEQLVHLKKKVAEIEESMSRTQEVVLKNKQEPEEFKKKQEANDMILQHILGLNSGN comes from the exons ATGGAATCCTTGGGTATTCATACCTTGGCAAATGCAAGTTCTCAGAACCTGGACAAGCCAAGAAACAAGAATGGTCATGGGGAAGGGTTAGATTCATCGAAGTATCTTCCTGGAGCTGAGGGCAACcaggaagaggaagatgaaacAGTTGTG GAAACTGAGAAAAGCAACAAGCAGGGCACAaagtggaagaagaagaccaagatgcctcCAGGTGGCACGAAAAGAGTCAGGGCAATTGGCGGCAGTGAGGCAACTCCTGGAGTTGCAACCAGGTCTGGAAAGAAGTACATCACCAACCACCCCACATTTATGGCTGAGGGACAGTCAACTCCGCTACCAGAGAACAATGAGACAGCAACTATGGGACAAGGGGAAGAAGAACATCCCCCCAAGTCAT CTCGACAACGTGCTCCAAGAAAGCCAAGACCACCAACAAAAGGCAAATTGCTGGACAATATGACAAAATCTATGGGAAAGAGATTGCCCATTGAAATTGCTGTAGGGAAGAGAAGGCCAGAGAAGCCTATACAAGCTGCTAAGCTA GTTAGGTTGGCAGTTGATGACAAGGATGAGCCAACAGTTCAAGCCTGCAGCAATATACTCCAAGGTGCTGTACGCCAGAGGACATATTTGTTGAGGAACAAGTACTTCAATGGTATACCGGCTAATGAAGTCCCCACTACTTCCCCTGTTCCTAGTATTTCTAACGACGAGTGGAAGGCACTCATGGCGATGTGGTCTACTCCAAAAGCAAAG GAAACTGCTCGGAAGAACAAGATAAACCGTGAGAAG aaggagaaaaacaaggACAGAGAGGTGGATGCAGTTGAGATCTTCAAGGAATTGCATACCAGCAAGAAGAAGGGTATGACTGATGTGGTCAAAGAAATAGTT aaggagaaaaacaaggACAGAGAGGTGGATGCAGTTGAGATCTTCAAGGAATTACATACCAGCAAGAAGAAGGGTATGACTGATGTGGTCAAAGAAATAGTT AGTACCATGGAAGATATGTTGGCCCAGCCTGCTCAAGACTTGGAGACACCAAGATCTAGTACTGAGATAGTTTCGAAGGTTCTCTCACAAACCAGTGCAGCTTGTACATTCCTCAAGAATGCTGGTATTGAAACACCAGTAAGCAAGTCTGCTACATCAGCTACAAGAGAGGCACAACTTCAGGAACAGCTACAGGCGGAGAAGAAACGAGCTGATAATCTTGAAGAACAACTGGTCCATCTAAAGAAGAAAGTTGCAGAAATAGAAGAATCCATGTCTAGGACccaagaagttgtgctcaagaacAAGCAAGAGCCGGAGGAGTTCAAGAAGAAACAAGAAGCTAATGATATGATCCTTCAGCATATCTTGGGCCTCAACTCAGGTAATTGA